The genomic window AGTCTTAACTTGGCTTTCTCTTTTGACTTGTCCTCATGTTCCTTCTCATGATTTTCCTTCCTTTATCTCTTTAGTATATAAAATACAAGGAAGGGCAGAAGTAGCAAGATAGGCACAGAAGTACAATCCTGcaacagaagaaaaaagatagaaGAGAAGGAATCATTTTACATATCTTGATCCTTTTCCAGCGAAGTTTTTGAAACGAAGTTGAAAAGAGAAGATGGGTTTCTGGACTCTTTTTGAGGTGGCATCTTTGCCAATTATACAAGTCCTACTTATCAGCTTCTTTGGAGCTTTGATGGCAACTGAGTATTTGAATCTTCTCCCTAAGGATGCTAGAAAATCCTTAAATAAGGTAAGAATCAagaatttcattgtttttgttaaggTTGCTCTTTGTTCCCTCTACAACAACGAAAATTCTTTTTCCCAATGTAGCTCGTGTTCATGGTGTTTACACCCTCTCTCATGTTTGCTAGCCTGGCTAAAACTGTTACTCTCGAAGACATTATCTCATGGTAGGCTAACAGAAATTTGAGCTCTTCACTTTTGACATGCTGCCAAAAGGTGTAATCCTGCACCTTTTGGAACCAATTTGGTGCAATTCTTTTAGCTGGAAAATTGATTCATGCTCTGCTTTGGTTGACCATTTCCTCAGGTGGTTTATGCCTGTTAACATTGGATTCACATTCTTAATTGGAGGCATTCTTGGATGGATACTTGTTAAAATACTGAGACCAAAGCCTTACCTAGAGGGCCTTGTTATTGCTACATGTTCATCAGGTTAGTTGTGGTTGGACTATTTAACTTGTTTCATTCATGCGCGTAGACTGTTGAAACCCTGATTGTTGTGTACTTTTGGTGCTTGTTAAAATAGGAAACTTGGGAAATCTTCTGCTCATAATTGTCCCTGCAATCTGTACTGAGGACGGAAGTCCATTTGGTGACAGTAGCATCTGCACCTCCGTTGGACTCTCATACGCTTCTTTCTCTATGGCGGTAATCTTCGAGTTGAAACTCAACAATGCCATGAGGCCAAGCATTGGGAAATCATGTTTTCTGTAAAAtctcattttgttttggtttgccaATGCAGCTAGGAGGTTTCTTCATCTGGACTTATACATTCCATCTAATACGAACGTCGGCTGCAAAATTAAAAGCACTTCAAGCAGTAGTAGAGGTCTCAAAAGCACCCAACAATGATTTAGACGCTAGCCAGGAAACTCACCTGCTAATAGGACAAGATCAAGAAAATGTTGCAATAGTTGTTGCGTCATCCAAGTCTGCTGAAGATACAGAAAGCCGTGCTGTTAGTACTTTTACAGTAGTCTGTCCTATTATATTCCTATATGCACACTAATATCTACAGGCCTGATATTTGGACTTCTGAATCTCTCTGGTTTCAGATTGTTTCCCAGGAATCAGAACATGGAAAAGGGAATGTATCATCCTGGACTAAATTAATAGGATTTCTTCATCAGATTTTAGAGGAGCTCTTGGCACCCCCAACTCTAGCTGCAGTGAGTTTCCTCGACATTTCACctactttttttattgagaagagCTAAACACCTTTCTCTTTGGTCATCAAAATACCGGATAGTTTACAAGCTTAATTTTGTCCATCTTCCATCAGATTTTGGGATTCATCTTTGGAGCAACTACATTTTTGAGAAACCTGATAATTGGTTCAGAAGCCCCTCTAAGAGTGATCCAAGACTCCATCAAATTACTTGGGTATGAATTTCTATCTTTCGACTTACAATTGTTCCGTTTAAATTCAACAATTTCAGGTATCTAAAAGTGAAAACACTCTGTTGCAGAGATGGAACCATTCCTTGTATAACTCTCATATTGGGAGGCAACCTAACCGaaggtaaataaaaattaaaaaaaattcaagtactCGTTCGAAATTTCCAAACCAACATAAATGGCAACACGTTCTGACAAGCTTCTATAATGTATTCTACATAAAAAGGCTTGCGCGCATCCAAAATCAAATCATGGATCGTTGTTGGGGTGATTTGTGTCCGATACATTATACTTCCTGCAATTGGTATGTGGGTTGTTAAAGCAGCTGGTCATCTTGGTTTTCTCCCATCAGACCCTCTCTTTCACTATGTTCTGATGATTCAGTATACCCTTCCACCTGCCATGAATATTGGTAATCAATGATATTCAACCGCATTTTATATAATCTGGAGATGCTAACTTTGGCTGCTAAAATTGCTAATAATCTTCATATGTGCAGGTACCATGACACAGTTGTTTAATGT from Populus trichocarpa isolate Nisqually-1 chromosome 5, P.trichocarpa_v4.1, whole genome shotgun sequence includes these protein-coding regions:
- the LOC7480449 gene encoding protein PIN-LIKES 7 isoform X1; translation: MGFWTLFEVASLPIIQVLLISFFGALMATEYLNLLPKDARKSLNKLVFMVFTPSLMFASLAKTVTLEDIISWWFMPVNIGFTFLIGGILGWILVKILRPKPYLEGLVIATCSSGNLGNLLLIIVPAICTEDGSPFGDSSICTSVGLSYASFSMALGGFFIWTYTFHLIRTSAAKLKALQAVVEVSKAPNNDLDASQETHLLIGQDQENVAIVVASSKSAEDTESRAIVSQESEHGKGNVSSWTKLIGFLHQILEELLAPPTLAAILGFIFGATTFLRNLIIGSEAPLRVIQDSIKLLGDGTIPCITLILGGNLTEGLRASKIKSWIVVGVICVRYIILPAIGMWVVKAAGHLGFLPSDPLFHYVLMIQYTLPPAMNIGTMTQLFNVGQEECSVLFLWTYLVAALALTAWSTIFMWILS
- the LOC7480449 gene encoding protein PIN-LIKES 5 isoform X2, with the protein product MPVNIGFTFLIGGILGWILVKILRPKPYLEGLVIATCSSGNLGNLLLIIVPAICTEDGSPFGDSSICTSVGLSYASFSMALGGFFIWTYTFHLIRTSAAKLKALQAVVEVSKAPNNDLDASQETHLLIGQDQENVAIVVASSKSAEDTESRAIVSQESEHGKGNVSSWTKLIGFLHQILEELLAPPTLAAILGFIFGATTFLRNLIIGSEAPLRVIQDSIKLLGDGTIPCITLILGGNLTEGLRASKIKSWIVVGVICVRYIILPAIGMWVVKAAGHLGFLPSDPLFHYVLMIQYTLPPAMNIGTMTQLFNVGQEECSVLFLWTYLVAALALTAWSTIFMWILS